A portion of the Diprion similis isolate iyDipSimi1 chromosome 4, iyDipSimi1.1, whole genome shotgun sequence genome contains these proteins:
- the LOC124406029 gene encoding hydroxyacid oxidase 1, translated as MAGKLVCIEDYEREALKRLPSIVRDYYKSGAGEEFTLRLNVDAFQKYRIKPRVLVNVANRDISTVVLGHKVSMPLGVSPTAMQRMAHPDGECANVRAAAAAGTIFILSTLSTSSIEEVAEAAPKAVKWFQLYVYKDRNVTVSLVRRAEAAGFKALVLTVDTPMFGERRADRRNKFSLPNHLRLANFEGIKSDRINSADQESGLSEYSLSLFDASLSWEDVDWLRSITHLPIVLKGVLTAEDAILGVEHGASAILVSNHGARQIDGSPASIEALPEIVKAVGSKAEVYLDGGVRQGIDVFKALALGAKMIFVGRPMLWGLACNGEQGASSVLEILRSEIDKAYALSGCATTRDIKPSMVVHESVYSRL; from the exons ATGGCTGGGAAACTGGTATGTATTGAAGACTACGAAAGAGAAGCTCTGAAGAGATTGCCGTCGATCGTGCGCGACTACTACAAAAGTGGCGCTGGAGAAGAATTTACCCTCAGGTTGAACGTCGACGCATTTCAGAA GTACCGAATTAAGCCAAGAGTGTTGGTTAATGTTGCAAATCGCGATATCAGTACTGTGGTACTGGGACACAAGGTTTCTATGCCTTTGGGGGTTTCACCGACAGCCATGCAACGGATGGCGCATCCAGACGGAGAATGCGCAAACGTCAGGG ccgctgctgctgcgggGACAATATTCATTCTATCGACTCTATCGACGAGCAGCATAGAAGAAGTTGCAGAGGCAGCCCCGAAGGCAGTAAAGTGGTTTCAGCTTTACGTTTATAAAGATCGAAATGTCACTGTTAGTCTGGTGCGAAGAGCGGAGGCCGCAGGATTCAAAGCCCTCGTTCTTACGGTCGACACACCAATGTTTGGCGAAAGAAGAGCTGATCGACGAAACAAATTTTCCCTCCCTAATCACCTAAG gCTAGCCAATTTTGAAGGAATAAAATCAGATAGAATCAATTCTGCTGACCAAGAATCTGGACTCTCTGAGTACAGTTTGAGTCTGTTTGATGCTTCATTATCTTGGGAAGATGTTGACTGGTTAAGAAG CATCACCCATTTGCCAATTGTGTTGAAAGGTGTGCTCACGGCCGAGGATGCAATTCTGGGAGTAGAACACGGAGCAAGCGCAATATTGGTTTCTAATCACGGGGCGCGGCAAATCGACGGATCTCCAGCATCG ATCGAGGCGTTGCCGGAAATTGTAAAAGCTGTGGGAAGCAAAGCAGAGGTGTATTTGGACGGCGGCGTTAGGCAAGGAATCGACGTATTCAAAGCACTAGCGCTCGGCGCTAAAATG ATATTCGTCGGTCGCCCCATGCTGTGGGGTCTTGCGTGTAACGGAGAACAAGGGGCGAGTTCCGTACTA
- the LOC124406028 gene encoding N-acetylgalactosaminyltransferase 6-like isoform X1, producing the protein MRRNIVSLVKFLFLAFVTIFLTVVIFRYVRHPQFRTDFIPLQDLVRDRRVIGSDKREFLPHPDELIGGSALAARGQSDDNERGMQDTAAENVKMDWHDYEQISREKKRVGLGEHGLPASLSGSDDGVKASLYKVNGFNAALSDKISLNRSVPDIRNAGCKAKKYLKNLDQVSVIVSFHNEHFSTLMRTCWSVVNRSPASLLREIILVDDASTKPELAGELDRYVAANLPKVKVIRLPTRSGLIRGRLAGAKAATAEVLVFLDSHTEANVNWLPPLLEPIALDYRVCVCPFIDVIAFETFEYRAQDEGARGAFDWELYYKRLPLLPESAKHPTEPFESPVMAGGLFAISTKFFWELGGYDTGLDIWGGEQYELSFKIWQCGGRMYDAPCSRVGHIYRKFPPFPNPGRGDFLGKNYKRVAEVWMDEYAEYIYRRKPHLRSLDPGNLTEQRALRSKLGCKSFKWFMETVAFDLADVYPPIEPDDFAYGEIRNIGAPELCLDSKNKHRDEDIAVEFCKKDNAKLAGEQEFRLTWHKDIRPKGKTDCLDVSRGDGKAPVTLYPCHGKQGNQLWRYDVGKQWLVHGYNNRCMDLDPARKKVFVTACDASASTQKWRIETVDMKAMNNWENSGPKGSN; encoded by the exons ATGCGACGCAACATAGTGAGTCTGGTTAAATTCCTCTTTCTTGCATTCGTCACGATCTTCCTCACCGTCGTCATATTTCGATACGTACGACATCCACAGTTCCGTACCGATTTTATACCCCTTCAGGATCTTGTTCGCGATCGTAGGGTCATAGGTAGTGATAAACGTGAATTTCTTCCCCATCCCGATGAGCTTATTGGGGGTTCTGCACTCGCAGCTCGCGGCCAAAGCGATGATAACGAACGCGGAATG CAGGATACGGCCGCAGAGAACGTTAAGATGGACTGGCACGACTACGAGCAAATATCGCGAGAAAAGAAGAGGGTTGGCCTGGGAGAGCACGGCCTTCCCGCATCTCTGTCAGGAAGCGACGACGGGGTGAAGGCATCGCTGTACAAGGTGAACGGATTCAACGCGGCACTAAGTGATAAAATATCGTTGAATCGTTCGGTCCCGGACATCCGAAACGCCGGATGCAAGGCGAAGAAGTACCTCAAGAACCTCGATCAGGTCTCGGTAATAGTCTCGTTCCACAACGAGCATTTCAGCACACTGATGCGAACCTGCTGGAGCGTCGTAAACCGTTCGCCAGCCTCGCTTTTACGAGAAATAATATTGGTCGACGACGCGAGCACGAAACCGGAGCTGGCCGGTGAACTGGACAGATATGTGGCCGCGAATCTGCCAAAGGTCAAAGTTATCAGGCTGCCGACAAGGTCGGGTCTGATACGGGGCAGGCTGGCCGGTGCCAAGGCCGCGACGGCCGAGGTCCTCGTGTTCCTCGATTCTCACACCGAGGCCAACGTCAACTGGCTGCCCCCTCTGCTCGAGCCTATCGCCCTCGACTACAGAGTTTGCGTCTGTCCGTTCATAGACGTGATCGCCTTCGAGACCTTCGAGTACCGGGCCCAGGACGAGGGGGCCCGGGGCGCCTTCGACTGGGAGCTTTACTACAAGCGACTGCCACTGCTGCCTGAGAGCGCGAAACATCCAACCGAACCGTTTGAGAGCCCCGTGATGGCCGGGGGTCTTTTCGCGATAAGTACTAAGTTCTTTTGGGAACTTGGAGGGTACGATACCGGGCTCGATATTTGGGGCGGTGAACAGTACGAGTTGTCCTTTAAGATCTGGCAATGCGGGGGACGGATGTACGACGCCCCGTGCTCGCGGGTAGGTCACATTTACCGCAAGTTTCCACCTTTTCCGAATCCCGGTCGCGGCGACtttctgggaaaaaattacaagcgCGTTGCCGAGGTTTGGATGGACGAGTACGCGGAGTACATATACCGCCGTAAGCCGCACCTGCGGTCCCTGGATCCCGGGAATTTGACCGAACAACGAGCTCTCAGATCGAAACTCGGCTGCAAGTCGTTCAAGTGGTTCATGGAGACGGTCGCGTTTGACCTCGCCGACGTCTATCCGCCCATCGAACCGGATGATTTTGCCTACGGCGAGATAAGGAACATCGGAGCCCCGGAATTGTGCCTCGATTCGAAAAATAAGCACCGGGACGAGGATATTGCTGTTGAGTTTTGCAAAAAGGACAACGCGAAGTTGGCTGGTGAACAGGAGTTCCGATTAACGTGGCACAAGGACATACGCCCGAAGGGGAAAACGGACTGTCTGGACGTTTCACGGGGCGACGGAAAAGCCCCGGTGACCCTCTACCCTTGCCACGGGAAGCAAGGAAACCAATTGTGGCGCTACGACGTGGGGAAACAGTGGCTCGTTCACGGGTACAACAACAGGTGCATGGACCTGGATCCTGCCAGAAAAAAGGTGTTCGTTACTGCGTGCGACGCCTCGGCATCGACCCAGAAATGGCGAATTGAGACCGTCGATATGAAGGCTATGAACAATTGGGAAAATTCGGGTCCTAAAGGAAGCAATTGA
- the LOC124406028 gene encoding N-acetylgalactosaminyltransferase 6-like isoform X2 codes for MRRNIVSLVKFLFLAFVTIFLTVVIFRYVRHPQFRTDFIPLQDLVRDRRVIGSDKREFLPHPDELIGGSALAARGQSDDNERGMDTAAENVKMDWHDYEQISREKKRVGLGEHGLPASLSGSDDGVKASLYKVNGFNAALSDKISLNRSVPDIRNAGCKAKKYLKNLDQVSVIVSFHNEHFSTLMRTCWSVVNRSPASLLREIILVDDASTKPELAGELDRYVAANLPKVKVIRLPTRSGLIRGRLAGAKAATAEVLVFLDSHTEANVNWLPPLLEPIALDYRVCVCPFIDVIAFETFEYRAQDEGARGAFDWELYYKRLPLLPESAKHPTEPFESPVMAGGLFAISTKFFWELGGYDTGLDIWGGEQYELSFKIWQCGGRMYDAPCSRVGHIYRKFPPFPNPGRGDFLGKNYKRVAEVWMDEYAEYIYRRKPHLRSLDPGNLTEQRALRSKLGCKSFKWFMETVAFDLADVYPPIEPDDFAYGEIRNIGAPELCLDSKNKHRDEDIAVEFCKKDNAKLAGEQEFRLTWHKDIRPKGKTDCLDVSRGDGKAPVTLYPCHGKQGNQLWRYDVGKQWLVHGYNNRCMDLDPARKKVFVTACDASASTQKWRIETVDMKAMNNWENSGPKGSN; via the exons ATGCGACGCAACATAGTGAGTCTGGTTAAATTCCTCTTTCTTGCATTCGTCACGATCTTCCTCACCGTCGTCATATTTCGATACGTACGACATCCACAGTTCCGTACCGATTTTATACCCCTTCAGGATCTTGTTCGCGATCGTAGGGTCATAGGTAGTGATAAACGTGAATTTCTTCCCCATCCCGATGAGCTTATTGGGGGTTCTGCACTCGCAGCTCGCGGCCAAAGCGATGATAACGAACGCGGAATG GATACGGCCGCAGAGAACGTTAAGATGGACTGGCACGACTACGAGCAAATATCGCGAGAAAAGAAGAGGGTTGGCCTGGGAGAGCACGGCCTTCCCGCATCTCTGTCAGGAAGCGACGACGGGGTGAAGGCATCGCTGTACAAGGTGAACGGATTCAACGCGGCACTAAGTGATAAAATATCGTTGAATCGTTCGGTCCCGGACATCCGAAACGCCGGATGCAAGGCGAAGAAGTACCTCAAGAACCTCGATCAGGTCTCGGTAATAGTCTCGTTCCACAACGAGCATTTCAGCACACTGATGCGAACCTGCTGGAGCGTCGTAAACCGTTCGCCAGCCTCGCTTTTACGAGAAATAATATTGGTCGACGACGCGAGCACGAAACCGGAGCTGGCCGGTGAACTGGACAGATATGTGGCCGCGAATCTGCCAAAGGTCAAAGTTATCAGGCTGCCGACAAGGTCGGGTCTGATACGGGGCAGGCTGGCCGGTGCCAAGGCCGCGACGGCCGAGGTCCTCGTGTTCCTCGATTCTCACACCGAGGCCAACGTCAACTGGCTGCCCCCTCTGCTCGAGCCTATCGCCCTCGACTACAGAGTTTGCGTCTGTCCGTTCATAGACGTGATCGCCTTCGAGACCTTCGAGTACCGGGCCCAGGACGAGGGGGCCCGGGGCGCCTTCGACTGGGAGCTTTACTACAAGCGACTGCCACTGCTGCCTGAGAGCGCGAAACATCCAACCGAACCGTTTGAGAGCCCCGTGATGGCCGGGGGTCTTTTCGCGATAAGTACTAAGTTCTTTTGGGAACTTGGAGGGTACGATACCGGGCTCGATATTTGGGGCGGTGAACAGTACGAGTTGTCCTTTAAGATCTGGCAATGCGGGGGACGGATGTACGACGCCCCGTGCTCGCGGGTAGGTCACATTTACCGCAAGTTTCCACCTTTTCCGAATCCCGGTCGCGGCGACtttctgggaaaaaattacaagcgCGTTGCCGAGGTTTGGATGGACGAGTACGCGGAGTACATATACCGCCGTAAGCCGCACCTGCGGTCCCTGGATCCCGGGAATTTGACCGAACAACGAGCTCTCAGATCGAAACTCGGCTGCAAGTCGTTCAAGTGGTTCATGGAGACGGTCGCGTTTGACCTCGCCGACGTCTATCCGCCCATCGAACCGGATGATTTTGCCTACGGCGAGATAAGGAACATCGGAGCCCCGGAATTGTGCCTCGATTCGAAAAATAAGCACCGGGACGAGGATATTGCTGTTGAGTTTTGCAAAAAGGACAACGCGAAGTTGGCTGGTGAACAGGAGTTCCGATTAACGTGGCACAAGGACATACGCCCGAAGGGGAAAACGGACTGTCTGGACGTTTCACGGGGCGACGGAAAAGCCCCGGTGACCCTCTACCCTTGCCACGGGAAGCAAGGAAACCAATTGTGGCGCTACGACGTGGGGAAACAGTGGCTCGTTCACGGGTACAACAACAGGTGCATGGACCTGGATCCTGCCAGAAAAAAGGTGTTCGTTACTGCGTGCGACGCCTCGGCATCGACCCAGAAATGGCGAATTGAGACCGTCGATATGAAGGCTATGAACAATTGGGAAAATTCGGGTCCTAAAGGAAGCAATTGA